From a single Arachis hypogaea cultivar Tifrunner chromosome 3, arahy.Tifrunner.gnm2.J5K5, whole genome shotgun sequence genomic region:
- the LOC112789128 gene encoding amidophosphoribosyltransferase, chloroplastic encodes MAATSLSNLSSSLSSTAATTTTTTTALSKPSSLPLFHNKTLPKPTATTTTRAATSHNHNSPIPKPQQHQHSSPFSFSDDDEKPREECGVVGIYGDPEASRLCYLALHALQHRGQEGAGIVTVNNNVLQSITGVGLVSDVFNESKLDQLSGSLAIGHVRYSTAGQSMLKNVQPFVAGYRFGSVGVAHNGNLVNYRTLRAKMEDNGSIFNTTSDTEVVLHLIATSKHRPFILRIVDACEKLEGAYSMVFVTEDKLVAVRDPFGFRPLVMGRRSNGSVVFASETCALDLIEATYEREVYPGEVIVVDNNGIQSLCLMSHPQPKQCIFEHIYFALPNSVVFGRSVYESRRQFGEILATESPVDCDVVIAVPDSGVVAALGYAAKAGVPFQQGLIRSHYVGRTFIEPSQKIRDFGVKLKLSPVRAVLEGKRVVVVDDSIVRGTTSSKIVRLLKEAGAKEVHMRIASPPIIGSCYYGVDTPSSEELISNRMSVEEIRDFIGSDSLAFLPFDSLRNLLGNESPNFCYACFSGKYPVEPRELKVKRVGDFVDDGLNGSLETIDGGWVQATTPPQPTRTPKEVKAAGTVF; translated from the coding sequence ATGGCCGCTACTTCACTTTCaaacctctcttcttctctctcatcaaccgccgccaccaccaccaccaccaccaccgcgctCTCCAAACcctcctctctccctctcttccacaaCAAAACCCTCCCTAAACCCACCGCCACCACGACAACACGCGCCGCCACATCCCACAACCACAACTCCCCAATCCCCAAACCACAACAGCACCAACACTCGTCTCCCTTCTCCTTCTCCGATGACGACGAAAAGCCACGCGAAGAGTGCGGCGTCGTTGGAATCTACGGCGACCCCGAAGCCTCCCGCCTCTGTTACCTCGCACTCCACGCTCTCCAGCACCGCGGCCAAGAAGGCGCCGGAATCGTAACCGTCAACAACAACGTCCTCCAATCCATCACCGGCGTCGGCCTCGTCTCCGACGTCTTCAACGAGTCCAAGCTCGACCAGCTCTCCGGCTCTCTCGCCATCGGCCATGTCCGTTACTCCACCGCCGGACAGTCCATGCTCAAGAACGTCCAGCCTTTCGTCGCCGGATACCGCTTTGGCTCCGTCGGCGTCGCTCACAATGGTAATCTCGTAAATTACCGAACCTTAAGGGCAAAAATGGAAGACAACGGTTCCATCTTCAACACAACGTCTGATACTGAGGTGGTTCTTCACCTCATCGCAACTTCGAAGCACCGACCTTTTATTCTGAGAATCGTTGACGCCTGTGAGAAGCTCGAAGGTGCGTATTCAATGGTGTTTGTTACAGAGGACAAGCTTGTTGCTGTTAGGGACCCGTTTGGATTTAGGCCTTTGGTTATGGGAAGAAGAAGCAACGGTTCTGTGGTTTTTGCTTCTGAAACTTGCGCTCTTGATTTGATTGAAGCTACTTACGAAAGAGAAGTGTACCCTGGCGAGGTTATTGTTGTTGACAACAATGGAATTCAGAGTCTCTGCCTCATGTCTCATCCGCAACCCAAACAGTGTATATTTGAGCATATTTACTTCGCTTTACCCAATTCTGTTGTTTTTGGTAGGTCAGTGTATGAATCTAGAAGGCAATTTGGTGAGATTCTTGCAACTGAGAGCCCTGTTGATTGTGATGTTGTCATAGCTGTGCCTGATTCCGGTGTTGTCGCGGCGCTTGGATACGCCGCGAAAGCCGGTGTCCCCTTCCAGCAGGGGCTAATTAGGTCCCACTATGTTGGGAGGACCTTCATTGAACCTTCTCAGAAGATTAGGGACTTTGGCGTGAAGCTTAAGCTATCGCCGGTTCGTGCGGTTCTAGAAGGGAAGAGAGTTGTGGTGGTGGATGATTCAATTGTGAGAGGAACAACATCATCAAAGATTGTGAGGTTGTTGAAGGAGGCTGGTGCCAAAGAGGTTCACATGAGGATTGCAAGCCCACCAATCATTGGTTCTTGTTACTATGGTGTGGATACTCCAAGCTCTGAGGAGTTGATTTCTAATAGGATGAGTGTTGAGGAGATTAGGGATTTTATTGGTTCCGATTCActtgcttttcttccatttgatagcttgagGAATTTGTTGGGCAATGAGTCCCCAAATTTCTGTTATGCTTGTTTCTCTGGGAAGTACCCTGTTGAGCCAAGAGAACTTAAGGTGAAGAGGGTTGGTGACTTTGTTGATGATGGGTTGAATGGGAGTTTGGAAACCATTGATGGTGGCTGGGTTCAAGCAACAACACCACCACAACCAACAAGAACTCCTAAAGAGGTTAAGGCTGCTGGTACTGTTTTTTGA
- the LOC112789129 gene encoding bZIP transcription factor 29 has product MGDNEDSNNNNDMMQRLQSSFGTTSSSSSSFLKQTLTMEQLTIPQFQQMRANNNNQQQHFYGGDGMKRAGIPPSHPHQIPPISPYSQIPRSTLTHHQMGSPTPTHTRSLSQPSFFSLDSLPPLSPSPFRGADSSTSISDQASADVSMEDRDVSSHQQQQQQHSLLPPSSPFSSARGTGNPLPPPRKTHRRSNSDIPFGFSTILQSSPPLIPLKKPAQLVKKESGSWSSADPNAEGSGEKKLSPEGEVVDDLFSAYMNLDSINDAFNNNSSDEKNGNEIIINNNNSNRDDLDSRASGTKTSNNNGGGDSSDNEAESSGNSMMSQSCGEKRDGVKKRSAAGEVVGGVAPTSRHYRSVSMDSFIGKLNFNDESPRLPPSPGSARPPSSNGIDGNTGAFSLEFGNGEFSGPELKKIMANEKLAEIAMMDPKRAKRILANRQSAARSKERKMRYISELEHKVQTLQTEATTLSAQLTLLQRDSVGLTNQNSELKFRLQSMEQQAKLRDALNEALTAEVQRLKLATAELNGESHSSGCLIPQHSVNPLMFQQQQQASTASQQNIHLQQQQRQNGNTNSQTDLKQ; this is encoded by the exons ATGGGTGACAATGAAgactccaacaacaataatgacATGATGCAAAGGCTTCAATCCTCATTCGGAACGACGTCGTCTTCGTCGTCTTCGTTTCTCAAACAGACTCTTACCATGGAGCAGCTCACAATACCCCAATTCCAACAAATGCGTGCTAATAACAATAATCAGCAACAACATTTCTACGGTGGAGATGGAATGAAGCGTGCGGGTATACCACCGTCTCACCCGCACCAGATCCCGCCCATTTCCCCATACTCTCAGATCCCGCGCTCCACACTCACTCACCACCAAATGGGttcacctacacccacccacacCCGATCCCTATCCCAACCATCGTTCTTCTCACTCGACTCTCTCCCACCGCTAAGCCCCTCTCCCTTCCGCGGCGCTGACTCCTCAACTTCAATCTCCGACCAAGCCTCCGCTGACGTCTCCATGGAAGATCGTGACGTCAGCAGCCACcaacagcaacagcaacaacacTCTCTCCTCCCTCCGTCTTCGCCTTTCTCATCTGCCCGGGGCACCGGCAACCCGCTGCCCCCTCCTCGGAAAACGCACCGTCGCTCCAACAGCGATATACCGTTTGGATTCTCCACCATTTTGCAGTCGTCGCCGCCGCTGATTCCGTTGAAGAAGCCTGCGCAGCTTGTTAAGAAGGAATCTGGTTCCTGGAGTAGCGCTGATCCCAATGCGGAGGGATCAGGGGAGAAGAAGCTCTCCCCTGAAGGTGAAGTAGTTGATGATCTTTTCTCTGCTTACATGAACTTGGATAGCATCAATGACGCGTTTAACAATAATTCATCTGATGAGAAGAACGGTAACgagattattattaataataacaatagtaATCGTGATGATTTGGATAGTAGAGCTAGTGGAACCAAGACTAGTAACAACAATGGTGGTGGTGATAGTAGTGATAATGAAGCTGAGAGTAGCGGCAACTCAATGATGAGTCAGAGTTGTGGGGAGAAGAGGGATGGTGTTAAGAAGAGGAGTGCTGCTGGTGAGGTTGTTGGCGGCGTCGCTCCCACGAGCCGCCACTATAGGAGTGTGTCTATGGATAGtttcattggcaagttgaatttCAATGATGAGTCGCCAAGGTTGCCGCCATCGCCTGGGTCTGCTCGGCCGCCTTCCTCGAATGGAATTGATGGGAACACTGGTGCTTTCAGCTTGGAGTTTGGGAATGGTGAGTTTAGTGGCCCTGAGTTGAAGAAGATCATGGCCAATGAGAAGCTTGCTGAGATTGCTATGATGGATCCTAAGCGTGCAAAGAG GATTCTGGCCAATCGGCAGTCAGCTGCACGATCCAAAGAAAGGAAGATGCGGTACATTTCTGAGCTGGAACATAAGGTCCAGACCCTACAAACTGAGGCCACCACACTCTCTGCACAGCTTACTCTGTTGCAG AGGGATTCTGTTGGACTCACTAACCAAAATAGTGAGCTCAAATTTCGCCTTCAATCCATGGAACAACAGGCAAAACTCCGAGATG CTCTAAACGAGGCTCTCACTGCCGAGGTTCAACGACTAAAGCTCGCTACGGCCGAGCTGAACGGGGAGTCGCACTCATCCGGTTGCTTGATTCCGCAACATTCTGTCAACCCTCTGATGTTTCAGCAGCAGCAGCAAGCTTCTACTGCATCTCAACAAAACATTCATCTTCAACAACAACAGCGGCAGAATGGTAATACCAACTCACAAACCGATCTAAAACAATAA